Part of the Vagococcus jeotgali genome, GATTTCTAGAAATAGGATGGATTTTATTCGCCTCATTGAAAGTGGTTTATCCATTACCTTATCACCTCTTAGTATAGAACATATTGAATTATGGCTAAGTATAGCTAAGAAGAGAATCAATGTGCCTAATCAGCAGTTTAAACAGTTTAGAAAACAGTTTAAAGCTTATGAAAGAGATCCTTATTTTAAGCTGATTAGCAGTATGGTAATCCGCGTGTTAGGCTATTATGCTATTGATATTAATGAAGAGGAGAGCATGATTCATTTTGCTTTTCTAGTAAGTTTTGATATTTTATCTCCTAGTGATTTTTACCAATATGATATCTTAAGATCTAGGTTTACCCCAACAGCTATAGTGGATACTTTTATTTTAGAGACCATTATCCTAGACTACAGACCTCTAGTTTTATCTCATGATCTTGAAAGTCAAGTTTATTATTATTTATCAAGAATTCATTCACGGTTATACTTTTTCAAAGGTAATATAGATATTTTATCCTTACCATTTATTTGGGAGAGTGAAAAAACATGGTCAGCTCGTGTATTAAAGCCTGAAGTAGAGCGCTTATTTAACGAAGTGGTTAACAGACTACCTTATGATAAAAAAGACAGTCTAGCTGATTTAACGAAGCTAACCTATTTAAATATCTTGGCTATAATAGATGGTGAAATAAATATGGACATTAAAGTTGGCATTGATCTACATCTTGAGGATGTTTTTAAAGAAGGGACTTATCAAAGGATTAAAGCTTTTGTTGACAAACTAAATGGTGTTAATTGTCAATTATATTATCCTGAAAAAGACTATGATTTGGTTATTAGTAACCGAGAATATTTAAAGTACAAATGTAGAGTTTATGTCATTACAGAATTAGGAACTACTTATGACTTAAATAATATTATTGAAGTCATCAGAGAAATATCATTAGTAAAATAAATATAATATTACTTTATTGTTGATATCATTAGCTTTAGTAAGTAAACGGTCGGAAAAACAAAAAAAAAACACAAAAAACGACAGTTTGACAACTCTTTTTTAGTGTATGATAAATCCATAGAAAGAAAACGCTATTATTTAAACCTTAGGAGGAAATTTTATGACAACAAAAGAGTACATTATGTCCATTGATCAAGGAACAACAAGTTCAAGAGCTATTATTTTTGATAAGGCAGGAAATAGCATTGCTAGTTCACAAAAAGAATTCACACAAATCTTTCCAGAACCAGGTTGGGTTGAGCATAACGCTAATGAGATTTGGAACTCAGTTCAATCAGTAATTGCAGGAGCATTTATCGAATCAGGTATTGAACCATCACAAGTTAAGGGAATTGGTATTACAAACCAGCGTGAAACAACTGTTATTTGGGACCGTAAAACAGGAAAACCAATTTACAATGCTATTGTATGGCAATCTAGACAATCAGCTCCACTAGCCGATAAGTTGAAAGAAGAAGGCTATGAAGAGATGTTCCATAAAAAAACTGGTTTAGTAATTGATGCTTATTTCTCAGCAACGAAAGTTCGTTGGATTTTAGACCATGTAGAAGGTGCTCAAGAGCGTGCAGAACGTGGAGAATTAGCCTTTGGAACCATAGATACTTGGTTGTTGTGGAAGTTAACAGATGGTGAAGTTCATGTGACGGATTATTCAAATGCTTCAAGAACAATGATGTATAACATCACAGAATTAAAGTGGGATCAAGAAATATTAGACTTATTGAATATTCCAAATTCTCTACTTCCAGAAGTAAAAAGCAATTCAGAAGTTTATGGTTACACACAAAGTTACCATTTCTATGGTAGTGAAGTCCCTATTTCAGGTATGGCAGGAGATCAACAAGCAGCATTATTTGGACAACTTGCTTTTGAAGTAGGTTCAATTAAAAATACTTATGGAACAGGTGCATTTATTGTATTAAATACAGGTGAGACACCACAGTTTTCTGAAAATAAATTACTAACAACGATAGGTTATGGTATTAACGGCAAAGTATATTATGCTTTGGAAGGTAGTATTTTTGTGGCAGGTTCTGCTATCCAGTGGTTAAGAGATGGACTTAAAATGATTGAGAGCTCAGGTGAGTCAGAACAAATGGCTAATGAATCGACAGGAGACAATAATGTCTATGTTGTACCTGCCTTCACAGGTCTTGGTGCACCGTACTGGGATTCAGATGCTAGAGGGGCTATTTTTGGTCTAACACGTGGCACGACAAGAGAAGATTTTGTTAAAGCAACATTACAATCTATTGCTTATCAATCAAAAGATGTTATTGACACTATGCAAAAAGATGCTGGTATAAATATTCCTATCATTAAAGTTGATGGTGGTGCCGCACATAATGATACTCTACTACAGTTTCAAGCAGATATTTCTGATATCGATGTTCAACGTGCACCAAACCTTGAAACAACAGCTCTAGGAGCAGCTTACTTAGCAGGTCTTGCTGTTGGATTTTGGAAAGATGTTGAGGAGTTAACAGAATTTGTTCAAGATGGAAAAGTATTTGTTCCAACTATGAAAGAAGATGAAAGAGAAGAGCTATACAGTGGATGGAAAGCAGCTGTTAGTGCAACACAAGCGTTTACACGTAAGAAATAAAAAAAAGGAATTGATAAACATGAGTTTTTCACTAAAAACACGGGAAGAGTCAATTAAATTTTTAAAAGATCATACAGTGGATGTTTTGATTATTGGCGGAGGTATTACTGGTGCAGGAGTGGCAGTGCAGGCTGCTGCTTCTGGTATGAGTACTGCTCTTGTTGAAATGCAAGATTTCTCTGAAGGAACAAGTTCACGTTCCACAAAGCTTGTTCATGGTGGTATTCGTTATTTAAAATCTTTTGATGTAGAAGTAGTAGCCGATACAGTAAGGGAGAGGGCTAATGTCCAAAAAGTAGCACCACATATCCCAAAACCTGACCCAATGCTTTTACCAATTTATGATGATCCGAATTCTACATTTTCAATGTTTTCTTTAAAAATTGCGATGGATTTATATGATCAATTAGCAAACGTTAAAGGAACAGACTATGAAAATAGAGTGTTAACAAAAGAAGAAGTGTTAGAGATAAGTCCTCATTTAAATGCCGATGGTTTGCTTGGTGGGGGAATCTATCTAGATTTTAGAAATAATGATTCAAGGCTTGTCATTGAAAATATTAAGCAAGCTCAAGCTGATGGTGGGCATATGTTATCTCGTACAAAAGTGATTGGTTTTGTTTATGATGATTCAGATCAAATTAATGGTGTGAAGGTTAAAGATATGATAACAAGTGAAGAATATGTTATTCATGCCAAAGTTGTGATTAATACAACAGGTCCTTGGTCTGATACTGTTCGTCATATGACAAAAGACAAAGAAGTTATTGACCAAATGCGTCCTACAAAAGGTGTTCACTTAGTTGTTGATCGTGAAAAATTAAATGTATCTCAACCGACTTATTTTGATACAGGTTTAAATGATGGGCGTATGGTTTTTGTGGTACCTAGAGAAGACAAAACTTATTTTGGAACGACAGATACAGATTACGAGGGAGATTTCAGCCACCCAACAGTAACAAGTGAAGATGTGAGTTACTTATTGAAAGTTGTCAATAATAAATTCCCTGAAAGAAACTTAACTATTGATGATATTGAAGCAAGTTGGGCAGGTTTAAGACCACTAATTTCAGGTAATGGTGGTTCTGATTATAACGGGGCAGCTAGTGGGAATATCACAGATGAGAGTTTAGAGAAAGTCATTCAATCAGTAGATGAATATGAAATAGGAACACTAACACGTGAAGGCTTAGAAAAATCAATTCATAGTGTTAAAACCCAAGCAGGGGATGGTACTAAATCGCCATCTAGTGTCTCACGTGGAAGTAGCTTAACAAGAGCTGATGATGGGTTAATTACATTAGCTGGTGGTAAAATTACTGATTACCGTTTAATGGCCGAAGGTGCTCTTAATATGATTAATAGTATTTTGTCTAAGGAGTACGGAGATGACTTTGTTTTAATTGATTCAATTAATTACCCAGTTTCAGGTGGTCACTTTGATGCAACAAATGTCGAAGGTGCTATGAAAGATTATATTGAACTTGGAGTAAGTAAAGGTTTATCAGAAAAAGAAGCAACATATCTAGCTCATTTATATGGTTCAAACACAAAAGATGTTTTATCATATGAAGATGTTGAGTTCAATGGGTTAACCAAAGCTCAATCAATGGCGTTGATGTATTCTTTAGAAAATGAAATGACACTGACACCTGTTGATTACGCTCTAAGAAGAACTAATTATTTATTATTTATGAGAGATCAACTGGATGCAGTAAAGGTAGCTCTTGTTGAAGCTATGAAAGAATATTATCAGTGGGATGATAATCAAGCACAATTATATACAACTGAATTAACAGAAAAAATGTCTGAGTCTAGCTTAGACAAACTAAAAACAGAAGGGTGAGATAATCATGGATGCAGCAGGATTACAGATTTTTAGTGAATTTTTAGGTACGTTAATCTTAGTATTGCTTGGAGACGGAGTTGTTGCAGGTGTTGTTTTAGCAAAGAGTAAGGCAGAAAATGCCGGCTGGGTTGTAATTACTTTGGGATGGGGGGCTGCGGTAACGATTGCAGTATATGTGTCTGGTTTTATGGGACCAGCTCATTTGAATCCAGCAGTGACACTAGGTTTAGCTTCAGCAGGATTATTTAGTTGGGGCTTAGTGATTCCATTTATTTTAGCTCAGTTAGTTGGGGCATTTGTTGGAGCAATTATTGTTTGGCTAGCATACTTACCACAATATGCAGCAACAAAAGATGAAGCAGCTATTTTAGGATCATTTGCAACAGGACCAGCTATTCGTAGTTACGGAGCTAATGTGTTGACGGAGGCAATTGGTACATTTGTCTTAGTATTCTCACTATTAGCATTTACTCAAAACACATTTGCTGATGGATTTAATCCAGTTGTCGTAGGTATCTTAATCTTATCTATTGGTCTATCACTTGGTGGATCAACAGGGTATGCTATTAACCCAGCAAGGGATTTAGGACCTCGTATTGCTCATCAAATTTTACCAATCAAACATAAAGGTGATTCAGATTGGGCTTATTCTTGGGTACCAATTGTTGGACCATTTGTTGGTGGTGTCGTAGCAGCACTATTATGGTTAATGTTACCAATCTAGGTCAAAAAGTGAAAAGGAGATCGACTTTAAAAGTTGACCTCCTTTTTTATTTACGACTTACTTTTATTTTTATTTACACAATGCTGTTTATTTGAAATGTGTTGTAAGATAAGTAGTGAGAAAAACCAAATTAAACCAATAGCTTGTAAAACACCTCCAATACTAAAAGCAAGAGAAGCATAAGTAGTATGATTGAATAACACTATAATGATTAAAGAAATACCAATGAGAATTTTAGCAGGTAACGTTTTTTTACAAGAACATCCCATAAGCTAACCCCTTTCTTTGTTTTGAATCTTCCATTATCATACGCTCTAGGGTATTTTTTGTAAAGGTATCTTTATTTGTATGATTAACATTAAATTAGGGGATAATTTAGATATACTCTAAAATTATGCGAGCAATATGTAAAAAAAAAAAGCGGATAACTTTGTATATATAGTGTTAATATAGTAACATATAAATAGAATAGAGTTAGTTTAGCTAATATATAGTAACATATTCTAGGAGGGAGACATAGCATTGAAAAAAGTAAGCACATATCTTTTACTTTCAACATTAATTTGTCAAACATTAGCAACAACAGGAACTGTTGTTTATGCTGAAAATAGTTCATCAGAAGAACCAATTAGTTTAGTTAATGGTGAGGAAACAGAAAAGACTGAAGAATCAGCTGGTGAAACAGAAGATACACCATCAACTGAGGAAACAGAAGACACAACAACAGAGTCATCAGAAGAAAAGCCTGGTGAGGAAGCTGGTAATACAGAAGAATCAGGGGAAAAGCCTGATGAAGAAACTGGTAATACGGAAGAATCAGGAGAAAAGCCAGAAGAAAAACCAGAAGAAAAGCCAGAAGAAAAACCAGAAGAAAAGCCTAAGCCAGAAGAAAAGCCAAAACCTGGTAAAAAACCAGAAAGCAAACCAAAACCTGGTAAAAAACCAGAATCAAAACCAAAACCTGATAAAAAGCCAGCAACAAAACCTCAGAAAGAGGAAAAAGTTAATCCAGCTGGTCCAGCTGTTTTCCCTAAAACATCAGCTGAAATGATCAACACACCTATTCATTTTTCTGTAACGAAAAGTACACAAGAATTTATTAATGAAATCGGTGAAGATGCTAGAAAAATTGGGCAAAAAAATGACTTATATGCATCTGTTATGATTGCACAAGCTATTTTAGAATCTGCAAGTGGTCAAAGTGCTTTGGCAAGTCAACCAAATTATAATTTATTTGGTATCAAAGGAGCATATAAAGGCGAATCAGTTTCATTTGCTACAATGGAAGATAATGGATCGGGACAAATGTATGGTATCCAAGCAAGTTTTAGAAAAT contains:
- a CDS encoding helix-turn-helix domain-containing protein; the protein is MRYEDLLEKKEAKQIELIKYVLQVGGSERIQVLTKELNVSKASLEGYIEDLNDTLSTFQHQITIFYDGQIVMFTLAPECSIRCIEEKIYKQAIKYQILMYLYEHTEYTVVLLTQELGMSESTVFRKIKELNHLLKEFEIEIWQGKLVGEESQIRYFYYCFFSSLNILPKDMISRNRMDFIRLIESGLSITLSPLSIEHIELWLSIAKKRINVPNQQFKQFRKQFKAYERDPYFKLISSMVIRVLGYYAIDINEEESMIHFAFLVSFDILSPSDFYQYDILRSRFTPTAIVDTFILETIILDYRPLVLSHDLESQVYYYLSRIHSRLYFFKGNIDILSLPFIWESEKTWSARVLKPEVERLFNEVVNRLPYDKKDSLADLTKLTYLNILAIIDGEINMDIKVGIDLHLEDVFKEGTYQRIKAFVDKLNGVNCQLYYPEKDYDLVISNREYLKYKCRVYVITELGTTYDLNNIIEVIREISLVK
- the glpK gene encoding glycerol kinase GlpK, producing MTTKEYIMSIDQGTTSSRAIIFDKAGNSIASSQKEFTQIFPEPGWVEHNANEIWNSVQSVIAGAFIESGIEPSQVKGIGITNQRETTVIWDRKTGKPIYNAIVWQSRQSAPLADKLKEEGYEEMFHKKTGLVIDAYFSATKVRWILDHVEGAQERAERGELAFGTIDTWLLWKLTDGEVHVTDYSNASRTMMYNITELKWDQEILDLLNIPNSLLPEVKSNSEVYGYTQSYHFYGSEVPISGMAGDQQAALFGQLAFEVGSIKNTYGTGAFIVLNTGETPQFSENKLLTTIGYGINGKVYYALEGSIFVAGSAIQWLRDGLKMIESSGESEQMANESTGDNNVYVVPAFTGLGAPYWDSDARGAIFGLTRGTTREDFVKATLQSIAYQSKDVIDTMQKDAGINIPIIKVDGGAAHNDTLLQFQADISDIDVQRAPNLETTALGAAYLAGLAVGFWKDVEELTEFVQDGKVFVPTMKEDEREELYSGWKAAVSATQAFTRKK
- the glpO gene encoding type 1 glycerol-3-phosphate oxidase translates to MSFSLKTREESIKFLKDHTVDVLIIGGGITGAGVAVQAAASGMSTALVEMQDFSEGTSSRSTKLVHGGIRYLKSFDVEVVADTVRERANVQKVAPHIPKPDPMLLPIYDDPNSTFSMFSLKIAMDLYDQLANVKGTDYENRVLTKEEVLEISPHLNADGLLGGGIYLDFRNNDSRLVIENIKQAQADGGHMLSRTKVIGFVYDDSDQINGVKVKDMITSEEYVIHAKVVINTTGPWSDTVRHMTKDKEVIDQMRPTKGVHLVVDREKLNVSQPTYFDTGLNDGRMVFVVPREDKTYFGTTDTDYEGDFSHPTVTSEDVSYLLKVVNNKFPERNLTIDDIEASWAGLRPLISGNGGSDYNGAASGNITDESLEKVIQSVDEYEIGTLTREGLEKSIHSVKTQAGDGTKSPSSVSRGSSLTRADDGLITLAGGKITDYRLMAEGALNMINSILSKEYGDDFVLIDSINYPVSGGHFDATNVEGAMKDYIELGVSKGLSEKEATYLAHLYGSNTKDVLSYEDVEFNGLTKAQSMALMYSLENEMTLTPVDYALRRTNYLLFMRDQLDAVKVALVEAMKEYYQWDDNQAQLYTTELTEKMSESSLDKLKTEG
- a CDS encoding MIP/aquaporin family protein, encoding MDAAGLQIFSEFLGTLILVLLGDGVVAGVVLAKSKAENAGWVVITLGWGAAVTIAVYVSGFMGPAHLNPAVTLGLASAGLFSWGLVIPFILAQLVGAFVGAIIVWLAYLPQYAATKDEAAILGSFATGPAIRSYGANVLTEAIGTFVLVFSLLAFTQNTFADGFNPVVVGILILSIGLSLGGSTGYAINPARDLGPRIAHQILPIKHKGDSDWAYSWVPIVGPFVGGVVAALLWLMLPI
- a CDS encoding glucosaminidase domain-containing protein, which produces MKKVSTYLLLSTLICQTLATTGTVVYAENSSSEEPISLVNGEETEKTEESAGETEDTPSTEETEDTTTESSEEKPGEEAGNTEESGEKPDEETGNTEESGEKPEEKPEEKPEEKPEEKPKPEEKPKPGKKPESKPKPGKKPESKPKPDKKPATKPQKEEKVNPAGPAVFPKTSAEMINTPIHFSVTKSTQEFINEIGEDARKIGQKNDLYASVMIAQAILESASGQSALASQPNYNLFGIKGAYKGESVSFATMEDNGSGQMYGIQASFRKYPSYKESLEDYSDLMTKGIDSNTGFYYGATKKGAKDYKQATRHLTGRYATDTRYHEKLNELIDTYDLTFFDKPVKKGKRKINNNRTVDSYQLMNPINKKTADFILPLDKGYVVSSPFGARGAEHHDGIDLAIAANTPVYASSDGVVTGTGFDPSAGNYVIVKHSNDLYTNYFHLNKIGVSTGDKVAAGNIVGLVGSTGNSTGSHLHFGVSTEMWKSYLNPSAYFDFR